A stretch of the Amia ocellicauda isolate fAmiCal2 chromosome 10, fAmiCal2.hap1, whole genome shotgun sequence genome encodes the following:
- the LOC136759709 gene encoding uncharacterized protein C11orf87 homolog yields the protein MRPRVPGSSLSVPLEMGDAHPGVSAANYTQDVAAPRHADDSLSSIIALMVVLALACAVIVTSLVTFYCHKLQLQGKKLRKAQEEYERDHGQSNPQPSREPTDGLQSP from the coding sequence ATGAGGCCCAGAGTCCCGGGGAGCTCCCTGTCCGTGCCGCTGGAGATGGGCGACGCTCACCCCGGCGTCTCCGCGGCCAACTACACCCAGGACGTGGCGGCGCCGAGACACGCGGACGACTCCCTCTCCTCCATCATCGCCCTGATGGTGGTGCTGGCTCTGGCCTGCGCCGTGATCGTGACCTCTCTGGTGACTTTCTACTGCCACAAGCTGCAGCTGCAGGGGAAGAAGCTGAGGAAGGCCCAGGAGGAGTACGAGCGAGACCACGGCCAGAGCAACCCACAGCCCAGCAGGGAGCCGACCGATGGGCTTCAGAGCCCTTAG